Proteins encoded in a region of the Halothiobacillus diazotrophicus genome:
- the yihA gene encoding ribosome biogenesis GTP-binding protein YihA/YsxC, producing the protein MVDFRAAFFIKSAPSPMGLDADIGREIAFAGRSNAGKSTVLNALVGQKSLARTSRTPGRTQLINLFGLGDESRRLVDLPGYGYAKVPAAMRQRWGVALAKYFAERRSLAGVVVIMDIRHPLKDSDRQMIDFALDRDLPVLCLLNKADKLSNNEISKTVLSLRRDAALSQVSWLPFSGLRGLGVPEARSLLSEWLSESEPEDERADAEPSEGTPAG; encoded by the coding sequence ATGGTTGATTTCAGGGCGGCATTTTTCATCAAGAGCGCGCCTTCCCCCATGGGGCTGGATGCGGATATCGGTCGGGAAATTGCGTTTGCGGGACGTTCGAATGCCGGAAAGTCGACGGTGCTCAATGCGTTGGTCGGACAAAAAAGCCTGGCGCGTACCTCGCGCACGCCCGGACGAACCCAGTTGATCAATCTATTCGGCTTGGGGGACGAATCCCGGCGGCTCGTGGATTTGCCCGGCTACGGCTATGCCAAGGTGCCGGCCGCGATGCGCCAGCGTTGGGGTGTCGCCCTGGCGAAGTATTTTGCCGAGCGTCGTTCCCTCGCCGGTGTTGTGGTGATCATGGATATCCGTCACCCCCTGAAGGATTCCGACCGGCAGATGATCGATTTCGCCCTGGACCGCGATTTGCCCGTGCTGTGCCTGCTCAACAAGGCCGATAAACTCAGCAACAATGAAATCAGCAAGACGGTGTTGTCTCTGCGACGCGATGCCGCGCTGTCGCAGGTCAGCTGGCTACCTTTTTCGGGGCTGCGTGGCCTCGGCGTACCCGAGGCGCGCTCCCTGTTGTCCGAATGGTTGAGTGAGTCGGAGCCGGAGGATGAGAGGGCGGACGCCGAACCGTCCGAAGGGACACCGGCGGGTTGA
- a CDS encoding c-type cytochrome, with the protein MNNSHMQFALTHLRSAAVVLGLALLGCSAASANGDVAAGKTVSQTCAACHGADGNSAMPTFPSIAGQSASYLAEQLHAFRDGKRVNAIMGPQAKNLTDAQIADVAAYYAAQTRTVKAPATTDSIPGAHLWKFGGHGNAIAACAACHGPQGEGNQPAGFPALRGLTPQYVIESLMAYRNDQRKTEHASIMVSIASKLTDDDMKDVAQHIATFH; encoded by the coding sequence ATGAACAACTCACACATGCAATTCGCCTTGACCCACCTCCGCAGTGCCGCCGTAGTCCTAGGGCTGGCCCTTCTGGGCTGCTCGGCCGCCAGCGCGAATGGCGATGTCGCAGCCGGCAAGACCGTCAGCCAGACCTGTGCCGCGTGTCACGGCGCGGACGGCAACAGCGCGATGCCGACGTTCCCGTCCATCGCCGGGCAGTCGGCGAGCTATCTGGCCGAACAGCTGCATGCTTTCCGGGATGGCAAGCGCGTCAATGCGATCATGGGACCCCAGGCCAAGAATCTGACCGATGCGCAGATCGCCGATGTGGCCGCCTATTACGCGGCACAGACCCGCACGGTCAAGGCACCGGCAACCACCGACTCCATTCCCGGTGCCCATCTCTGGAAATTTGGCGGGCACGGCAACGCGATCGCCGCCTGCGCCGCCTGTCACGGCCCACAGGGCGAGGGTAACCAGCCCGCGGGTTTCCCCGCCTTGCGCGGCCTGACGCCGCAGTACGTCATCGAATCGCTGATGGCGTACCGCAACGACCAGCGCAAGACCGAACATGCCAGCATCATGGTCAGCATCGCGAGCAAACTGACCGACGACGACATGAAGGATGTCGCGCAGCATATCGCCACCTTCCACTGA